Proteins from one Mastacembelus armatus chromosome 16, fMasArm1.2, whole genome shotgun sequence genomic window:
- the ino80e gene encoding INO80 complex subunit E isoform X1 yields MSHRPTQGRVSEMNGQADIEVDYKRKYKNLKRKLKFLVYEQECFQEELRRAQRKLLKVSRDKSFLLDRLLQYERVDEDSSDSDATVSSDNSEAEGPRERERERDGAKKRRSSPGACLPSSSSSPHLSLLSRPGVNTLQSSSSGPYLNTMPFPPEYLAPPAERMKKERKTKTPKNKKETTGKVVTPMAANYSPAPAASPAASGPFSWVPRQMLSGDAAEEEGESDGDSDRGDEDRGEGDEAELVIDIPNE; encoded by the exons ATGTCGCACAGACCAACACAAGGAAGAG TTTCAGAGATGAACGGTCAGGCAGACATCGAAGTTGATTACAAGCGGAAATACAAAAACCTGAAGAGAAAATTAAAGTTTCTCGTTTAT GAACAGGAATGTTttcaggaggagctgaggagagCTCAGAGAAAACTTCTAAAAGTTTCCAGGGACAAAAG CTTCCTCTTGGACAGACTGCTGCAGTATGAGAGGGTAGATGAAGACTCTTCAG ATTCAGATGCAACAGTTTCTTCAGACAACAGTGAAGCGGAAGGACccagggagagggaaagagaacgTGATGGAGCAAAGAA GCGAAGAAGCAGTCCCGGGGCTTGTCtcccttcatcatcatcatctcctcaCCTCTCTCTGCTGTCACGTCCTGGTGTAAATACCCTGCAGTCATCAAGCTCTGGACCCTACCTCAACACT ATGCCCTTCCCACCAGAATATTTGGCTCCCCCTGCTGAAcgaatgaagaaagaaagaaaaacaaagacaccaaaaaacaagaaagagacTACGGGGAAG GTTGTTACGCCGATGGCAGCTAACTATTCTCCAGCCcctgcagcttctccagcagCCAGCGGCCCCTTCAGCTGGGTTCCCAGACAGATGCTTAGTGGAGATGCAGCTGAGGAAGAGGGGGAGAGCGATGGAGACAGTGACAGAGGAGATGAGGACAGAGGGGAGGGAGACGAGGCCGAACTAGTCATTGACATCCCTAATGAGTGA
- the ino80e gene encoding INO80 complex subunit E isoform X2 gives MSHRPTQGREMNGQADIEVDYKRKYKNLKRKLKFLVYEQECFQEELRRAQRKLLKVSRDKSFLLDRLLQYERVDEDSSDSDATVSSDNSEAEGPRERERERDGAKKRRSSPGACLPSSSSSPHLSLLSRPGVNTLQSSSSGPYLNTMPFPPEYLAPPAERMKKERKTKTPKNKKETTGKVVTPMAANYSPAPAASPAASGPFSWVPRQMLSGDAAEEEGESDGDSDRGDEDRGEGDEAELVIDIPNE, from the exons ATGTCGCACAGACCAACACAAGGAAGAG AGATGAACGGTCAGGCAGACATCGAAGTTGATTACAAGCGGAAATACAAAAACCTGAAGAGAAAATTAAAGTTTCTCGTTTAT GAACAGGAATGTTttcaggaggagctgaggagagCTCAGAGAAAACTTCTAAAAGTTTCCAGGGACAAAAG CTTCCTCTTGGACAGACTGCTGCAGTATGAGAGGGTAGATGAAGACTCTTCAG ATTCAGATGCAACAGTTTCTTCAGACAACAGTGAAGCGGAAGGACccagggagagggaaagagaacgTGATGGAGCAAAGAA GCGAAGAAGCAGTCCCGGGGCTTGTCtcccttcatcatcatcatctcctcaCCTCTCTCTGCTGTCACGTCCTGGTGTAAATACCCTGCAGTCATCAAGCTCTGGACCCTACCTCAACACT ATGCCCTTCCCACCAGAATATTTGGCTCCCCCTGCTGAAcgaatgaagaaagaaagaaaaacaaagacaccaaaaaacaagaaagagacTACGGGGAAG GTTGTTACGCCGATGGCAGCTAACTATTCTCCAGCCcctgcagcttctccagcagCCAGCGGCCCCTTCAGCTGGGTTCCCAGACAGATGCTTAGTGGAGATGCAGCTGAGGAAGAGGGGGAGAGCGATGGAGACAGTGACAGAGGAGATGAGGACAGAGGGGAGGGAGACGAGGCCGAACTAGTCATTGACATCCCTAATGAGTGA
- the ino80e gene encoding INO80 complex subunit E isoform X3 translates to MNGQADIEVDYKRKYKNLKRKLKFLVYEQECFQEELRRAQRKLLKVSRDKSFLLDRLLQYERVDEDSSDSDATVSSDNSEAEGPRERERERDGAKKRRSSPGACLPSSSSSPHLSLLSRPGVNTLQSSSSGPYLNTMPFPPEYLAPPAERMKKERKTKTPKNKKETTGKVVTPMAANYSPAPAASPAASGPFSWVPRQMLSGDAAEEEGESDGDSDRGDEDRGEGDEAELVIDIPNE, encoded by the exons ATGAACGGTCAGGCAGACATCGAAGTTGATTACAAGCGGAAATACAAAAACCTGAAGAGAAAATTAAAGTTTCTCGTTTAT GAACAGGAATGTTttcaggaggagctgaggagagCTCAGAGAAAACTTCTAAAAGTTTCCAGGGACAAAAG CTTCCTCTTGGACAGACTGCTGCAGTATGAGAGGGTAGATGAAGACTCTTCAG ATTCAGATGCAACAGTTTCTTCAGACAACAGTGAAGCGGAAGGACccagggagagggaaagagaacgTGATGGAGCAAAGAA GCGAAGAAGCAGTCCCGGGGCTTGTCtcccttcatcatcatcatctcctcaCCTCTCTCTGCTGTCACGTCCTGGTGTAAATACCCTGCAGTCATCAAGCTCTGGACCCTACCTCAACACT ATGCCCTTCCCACCAGAATATTTGGCTCCCCCTGCTGAAcgaatgaagaaagaaagaaaaacaaagacaccaaaaaacaagaaagagacTACGGGGAAG GTTGTTACGCCGATGGCAGCTAACTATTCTCCAGCCcctgcagcttctccagcagCCAGCGGCCCCTTCAGCTGGGTTCCCAGACAGATGCTTAGTGGAGATGCAGCTGAGGAAGAGGGGGAGAGCGATGGAGACAGTGACAGAGGAGATGAGGACAGAGGGGAGGGAGACGAGGCCGAACTAGTCATTGACATCCCTAATGAGTGA
- the LOC113136570 gene encoding uncharacterized protein LOC113136570: MLCPAAVNAAAAAVWLLAVLGPGLSQPDEPGFSLCSHCFYRQTPPQGASAETFLRPLCHTLPGGQTFATLSKPSCDTTVYSAFHLSHGWTEREGKEGEEFVTVDGHNLKAAVPALLRGGNDASHPVSPTDSPIQHWDSTVTTLVHSSIFPRCSTLGGDLYILTGAGKLGAAEDGDKECQMNPLWSAVCCAAPQGKGGFSVGLIGETGGRERQVSVKELEDLLGVAELFSEGCGGADAETGGVVVDLHSEGHPGTGEKHSASGKEMGGKDVDSETTSLGEEEETDEVTQETDEAVQSASSSEKQHDVKQSRPASPESSADYETVDEEETDTNSSSTLVNILSTTLSIVTFPLRPVVSTITQLPGQVIYVLQEDLGVLSALPGDTFSLFHLLTSDLLSYMGSAAEMLLCVGEICFSNFYYCSSSMLGALMGSCHLGVTGMGTLSSDTLGIFGDVLDNGWWVTKFFGGWLFEQSQVYVETVASEVGGQANAVGRGLGKLAGRSGRNVGNVFTMGGGLIMGVVDMVIGAVREVFGQESE; the protein is encoded by the exons ATGctgtgtcctgctgctgtcaatGCAGCTGCTGCGGCTGTCTGGCTGCTGGCAGTGCTGGGCCCAGGCCTGTCTCAACCAGATGAGCCAGGCTTCAGCCTCTGCAGCCACTGCTTCTACAGACAGACGCCTCCTCAGGGAGCCTCTGCTGAGACGTTTCTGCGTCCACTCTGCCACACACTGCCCGGGGGACAGACGTTTGCCACTCTGTCCAAACCGTCCTGTGACACGACTGTCTACTCTGCCTTCCATCTCAGCCATGGATGGActgagagagaggggaaggaggGGGAAGAGTTTGTG aCAGTGGATGGACACAACCTTAAGGCAGCAGTACCAGCTCTCCTCAGAGGAGGCAACGATGCATCTCACCCTGTTTCGCCCACAGATTCACCAATTCAACACTGGGACTCAACAGTCACAACACTGGTTCATTCAAGCATTTTTCCTCGCTGCAGCACTTTAGGGGGTGATCTCTACATCCTGACTGGAGCGGGGAAGCTTGGGGCTGCTGAAGATGGAGACAAGGAGTGTCAGATGAATCCACTGTGGTCCGCAGTGTGTTGTGCCGCCCCACAGGGGAAGGGTGGCTTCAGTGTGGGGTTAATCGGAGAGACAGGAGGAAGGGAGAGGCAAGTTAGtgtgaaggagctggaggaccTGCTGGGAGTGGCAGAACTGTTCTCTGAAGGTTGTGGGGGAGCAGATGCAGAGACTGGTGGGGTTGTCGTAGATCTTCACAGTGAGGGGCATCCTGGAACTGGAGAAAAGCACAGTGCTTCTGGTAAAGAGATGGGTGGTAAAGATGTTGATTCAGAGACTACTAGTCttggggaggaagaggaaactGATGAAGTCACACAGGAAACTGATGAAGCAGTGCAATCAGCGAGCAGCAGTGAAAAGCAGCACGATGTGAAGCAGTCAAGACCAGCATCTCCTGAGTCTTCAGCTGACTATGAGACTGTGGATGAagaggagacagacacaaaTTCCAGCAGCACACTGGTCAACATCCTCTCCACCACCTTATCCATCGTTACGTTTCCTCTGCGGCCTGTGGTCTCTACAATCACACAGTTACCTGGACAG GTGATCTATGTTCTTCAGGAAGACCTTGGAGTTCTCTCCGCCCTGCCTGGAGACACCTTTTCCCTGTTCCACCTTTTGACCTCTGATCTCCTGTCCTACATGGGCTCAGCTGCAgaaatgctgctgtgtgttgggGAAATCTGCTTCTCCAACTTCTACTACTGCTCTTCCTCCATGCTGGGAGCCCTAATGGGCAGCTGCCACCTTGGGGTCACTGGCATGGGGACCCTGTCTAGTGACACACTGGGGATATTTGGGGATGTGCTGGATAATGGTTGGTGGGTGACCAAGTTCTTTGGAGGGTGGCTGTTTGAGCAAAGTCAGGTGTATGTTGAAACTGTGGCGTCAGAGGTGGGTGGTCAGGCCAATGCTGTGGGTAGAGGGTTGGGGAAATTGGCGGGCAGAAGTGGACGCAATGTGGGCAATGTGTTTACGATGGGAGGGGGGTTAATAATGGGGGTGGTGGATATGGTCATTGGTGCAGTAAGAGAGGTATTTGGGCAGGAGTCAGAGTGA
- the vars1 gene encoding valine--tRNA ligase, protein MATLYVSLHPDDFRSLLALIAAEFCPSSRPRTVTEDPPASVNARSRPTLVLGAGEGNTVLSGASAVAWYLSSQGKATGVDAKQQSLVWQWLSFADNEITPVSCAVVFPLMGVIGMDKKIQHTSRAELMRILKVLNQALEPRTFLVGESITLADVAVATAVLLPFKYVLEPSDRKVLTNVTRWFTTCINQPQFVKVLGKITLCEKMVPVPPKTNINGAPAADTADATDNGPPKTEAQLKKEAKKREKMEKFQQKKEMEAKKKTQPQTEKKAKPEKKELGVITYNIQTPAGEKKDVVSPLPDSYSPQYVEAAWYPWWEKQGFFKPEYGRKSISEQNPHGIFMMCIPPPNVTGSLHLGHALTNAIQDCLTRWHRMRGETTLWNPGCDHAGIATQVVVEKKLMKERGMSRHDLGRENFIQEVWKWKNEKGDRIYHQLKRLGSSLDWDRACFTMDPKLSYAVQEAFIRMHDEGVIYRSKRLVNWSCTLNSAISDIEVDKKELTGRTLLPVPGYKEKVEFGVLVSFAYKVDGSDEEVIVATTRIETMLGDTAVAVHPDDPRYQHLKGKMVLHPFCDRKMPVVFDNFVDMNFGTGAVKITPAHDHNDYEVGERHNLTFINILDENGLLINVPPPFLGMKRFEARKAVLQALKDRGQFKEVKDNPMVVPVCSRSKDIVEPLLKPQWYVDCTDMGKQAADAVREGRLKIIPDHHLKTWFNWMDNIKDWCISRQLWWGHRIPSYFITVNDPSVKPGEDMDGHYWVSGRSEEEAREKAAKRFNVSVDKISLRQDEDVLDTWFSSGIFPFSIFGWPNETQDLNVFYPGTLLETGHDILFFWVARMVMMGLKLTGKLPFKEVYLHAVVRDAHGRKMSKSLGNVIDPLDVITGISLEGLHAQLMDSNLDPLEVEKAKQGQKSDYPNGIPECGTDALRFALCAYTSQGRDINLDVNRILGYRYFCNKLWNAVKFAMKSLGDNFVPSEKAQLCGEESVSDRWILSRLSAAVGLCDAGFKAYDFPGITTTIYNFWLYELCDVYLESVKPVFSKAEEDSTSQKQALVCRQTLYTCLEVGLRLLSPLMPFVTEELYQRLPRRQPQSDPTSICVTPYPDSAEFCWHSEEVDRDMEFVLSVIKTIRSLRADYNLTKTRADCYLQCIDSATVSVVQKYSLQIQTLSYSQAIIPLTANQPVPEGCAVAIASDRCTVNLMLKGLIDVEKEVAKLMAKKGDLEKQTDKLREKMMKSDYKEKVPVKVQEQDAEKLRQSQTELEKVKEAMDNFRKMM, encoded by the exons ATGGCCACTCTCTACGTGTCCCTTCATCCCGATGACTTCAGGAGCCTTCTGGCTCTCATAGCTGCAGAGTTTTGTCCGTCCTCTCGCCCTCGGACTGTCACTGAGGACCCCCCTGCATCTGTGAATGCCCGATCTAGACCAACCCTGGTGCTCGGCGCTGGGGAAGGTAACACGGTCCTGAGTGGAGCCAGTGCTGTGGCGTGGTACCTGTCTAGTCAGGGAAAGGCGACTGGAGTAGACGCGAAACAGCAGAGCCTGGTGTGGCAGTGGCTCAGCTTTGCAGACAATGAGATCACCCCGGTGTCCTGTGCTGTGGTCTTCCCACTGATGGGGGTGATAGGAATGGATAAGAAG ATCCAGCACACTTCTCGTGCAGAGTTGATGCGTATCCTAAAGGTTCTCAATCAGGCGCTAGAACCAAGAACCTTCTTGGTGGGCGAGAGCATCACCCTGGCTGATGTGGCTGTAGCTACAGCTGTTCTTCTACCTTTCAAATAT GTATTGGAGCCATCAGACAGGAAGGTCTTGACCAATGTTACCAGGTGGTTCACAACCTGCATTAATCAGCCACAGTTTGTTAAGGTGCTGGGGAAGATCACTCTTTGTGAGAAAATGGTGCCAGTTCCACCGAAGACAAATATTAATGGCGCTCCAGCTGCAGACACTGCTGATGCCACAGATAATG GTCCTCCAAAGACAGAAGCCCAGCTGAAGAAGGAAGctaagaagagagaaaagatggaaaagttccagcagaagaaagaaatggaggcaaagaaaaagacacagccacagacagag AAAAAGGCAAAACCTGAGAAGAAGGAGTTAGGAGTGATTACATACAACATCCAAACACCTGCAGGGGAGAAAAAAG ATGTTGTTAGTCCTCTTCCTGACTCCTACAGTCCTCAGTATGTGGAGGCTGCCTGGTATCCCTGGTGGGAGAAGCAGGGTTTCTTCAAGCCTGAGTATGGG AGGAAAAGTATTAGTGAGCAGAATCCTCATGGCATCTTCATGATGTGTATCCCTCCACCTAATGTGACTGGATCACTTCACCTGGGTCATGCCCTGACCAACGCCATTCAGGACTGTCTGACCAGATG GCACAGGATGCGAGGTGAGACCACCCTGTGGAACCCAGGCTGTGACCATGCTGGCATCGCCACCCAGGTGGTGGTGGAAAAGAAGCTGATGAAAGAGAGGGGCATGAGCCGCCATGACCTGGGCAGGGAAAACTTCATTCAGGAAGTCTGGAAGTGGAAAAATGA AAAGGGAGACCGTATTTACCACCAGCTGAAGAGGCTGGGCTCCTCTCTGGACTGGGACAGAGCCTGTTTCACTATGGACCCA AAACTTTCCTATGCAGTCCAAGAGGCCTTTATCCGCATGCATGATGAGGGAGTGATCTACAGGAGCAAAAGACTGGTCAACTGGTCCTGCACACTAAACTCTGCCATCTCTGACATAGAG GTGGATAAGAAGGAGCTCACTGGCAGGACTCTTTTGCCTGTACCTGGCTATAAGGAGAAAGTGGAATTTGGGGTCTTAGTGTCTTTTGCCTACAAGGTGGATGGATCAG ACGAGGAAGTGATTGTGGCCACAACTCGTATTGAGACTATGCTGGGAGACACTGCTGTAGCTGTCCACCCTGATGACCCCAGGTATCAGCATCTGAAAGGCAAAATGGTGCTCCATCCCTTCTGTGACCGCAAGATGCCGGTTGTTTTTGACAACTTTGTGGACATGAACTTTGGAACAG GTGCTGTCAAAATCACCCCAGCCCATGACCATAATGACTATGAGGTTGGAGAGAGACACAATCTGACCTTCATCAACATCTTGGATGAGAATGGCCTGCTCATTAATGTGCCCCCTCCCTTCCTG GGCATGAAGCGATTTGAGGCGAGGAAGGCAGTGCTGCAGGCTCTAAAAGACAGAGGCCAATTTAAGGAGGTCAAGGACAACCCTATGGTAGTTCCAGTCTGCAG TCGTTCCAAGGACATTGTGGAGCCTCTTCTGAAGCCGCAGTGGTATGTGGACTGCACAGACATGGGCAAGCAGGCTGCAGACGCCGTCAGAGAGGGACGGCTCAAAATCATCCCCGATCACCATTTGAAGACATGGTTCAACTGGATGGATAACATCAA GGACTGGTGTATCTCTCGGCAGCTGTGGTGGGGTCACCGTATTCCTTCTTACTTCATCACTGTCAATGATCCGTCTGTGAAACCAGGAGAG GACATGGACGGTCACTACTGGGTGAGTGGGAGATCAGAGGAAGAGGCCAGAGAGAAGGCTGCAAAGCGCTTCAATGTGTCTGTTGACAAAATTTCCCTCCGACAGG ATGAGGATGTTCTGGACACTTGGTTCTCGTCTGGCATTTTCCCCTTCTCCATCTTTGGATGGCCTAATGAG ACCCAGGACTTGAATGTGTTCTACCCTGGCACCTTGCTTGAGACAGGCCATGACATCCTTTTCTTCTGGGTTGCTCGTATGGTGATGATGGGACTCAAACTGACTGGAAAGCTGCCCTTCAAAGAG GTTTACCTGCATGCAGTGGTGAGGGATGCCCATGGAAGGAAGATGAGCAAGTCTCTGGGCAACGTTATTGACCCTCTGGATGTCATTACAGGAATCTCCCTTGAG GGTCTTCATGCCCAGTTGATGGACAGCAACTTGGATCCTTTAGAAGTGGAGAAGGCAAAGCAGGGCCAGAAGTCAGACTATCCAAATGGCATCCCAGAGTGTGGCACAGATGCTCTCCGGTTTGCCCTGTGTGCCTACACTAGCCAAG GTAGGGATATCAACCTGGATGTCAACCGTATTCTGGGTTACCGCTACTTCTGCAACAAACTGTGGAACGCTGTGAAGTTTGCCATGAAGAGTCTAGGAGACAACTTTGTACCATCTGAGAAAGCCCAG TTGTGTGGAGAGGAGAGTGTGTCAGACCGGTGGATTCTGTCTCGACTGAGTGCAGCTGTGGGCTTATGTGATGCTGGCTTTAAGGCCTACGATTTCCCAggcatcaccaccaccatctaTAACTTCTGGCTGTATGAGCTCTGTGACGTCTACCTG GAAAGTGTGAAACCAGTGTTCAGCAAAGCAGAAGAAGATAGCACAAGCCAGAAACAGGCCCTGGTGTGCAGACAGACCCTTTACACCTGTCTAGAGGTGGGTCTGCGGCTCCTGTCTCCATTGATGCCCTTCGTCACTGAGGAACTCTACCAGAGGTTACCGCGAAGACAGCCTCAGAGTGACCCCACCAGCATCTGTGTTACACCCTACCCTGACTCTGCAGAG TTCTGCTGGCACAGTGAGGAGGTCGACCGTGATATGGAGTTTGTATTGAGCGTGATCAAGACGATCCGGTCCCTCAGAGCCGATTACAACCTGACCAAGACCCGAGCTGACT GTTACCTGCAGTGCATCGACTCTGCAACTGTGTCTGTAGTGCAGAAGTACAGTCTGCAGATTCAGACCTTGTCGTACTCTCAGGCTATCATCCCTCTGACAGCCAACCAGCCTGTCCCGGAAGGCTGTGCTGTGGCTATTGCCTCTGATAGATGTACTGTCAACCTTATGCTCAAG GGTCTCATTGATGTTGAGAAGGAAGTAGCTAAGCTGATGGCAAAGAAAGGTGACTTGGAGAAACAGACTGATAAACTGAGagagaagatgatgaagagTGACTACAAGGAGAAGGTGCCGGTGAAGGTGCAGGAGCAGGATGCTGAGAag CTACGGCAAAGCCAAACTGAACTTGAAAAAGTCAAGGAAGCTATGGACAACTTCAGAAAAATGATGTAA